One window of the Candidatus Jettenia sp. genome contains the following:
- a CDS encoding sigma-54 dependent transcriptional regulator, whose amino-acid sequence MFNILVVEDQKNMRESLVIAFKRAGYYVDSVDNGEKAVELQKDHLYDLIIVDLKMEAMDGLEVLSHIKHINPSTEIIVMTAFGTIDSAIQAMRKGAYDYVTKPFQLSDILSVIERALEKKRLLEKVNNLQKETKEKYKFEGIIGNSPMMMRILNILMELTNSESTVLITGESGTGKELVARAIHNNSRRSEKPFVVVNCGALPENLQESELFGHVMGSFTGAVKDKKGIFLEAQGGTLFLDEIGETSLSSQVKLLRFLQNGEIRKVGDNKPLYLDVRIIVATNKDLDEATKNGSFRKDLFYRLNVIRIHLPPLRERKEDIPVLINYFINIYSNKLKRKPPEISGDAMALLLTYPWPGNIRELENVIERSVTLAKRDYITVTDLALQNTPSADTPVDSMTERGGIRAALAQQERKTIIESLRKHAGNRKQAASNLGISTTTLWRKMKEYQIIPKTSYNTEST is encoded by the coding sequence ATGTTTAATATTCTGGTTGTTGAAGATCAAAAAAATATGCGGGAATCTCTCGTAATCGCTTTTAAGAGAGCTGGTTATTACGTGGATAGTGTCGATAATGGAGAGAAGGCTGTTGAGCTACAGAAAGACCACCTTTACGATTTAATTATCGTTGATCTGAAGATGGAAGCAATGGATGGACTGGAAGTACTATCGCATATCAAGCACATTAATCCATCGACAGAAATTATCGTTATGACTGCATTTGGTACGATCGATAGTGCAATTCAGGCAATGAGAAAAGGCGCCTATGATTATGTTACCAAACCCTTTCAACTCTCAGATATACTTTCTGTAATAGAACGGGCACTGGAAAAGAAGCGTTTATTAGAGAAAGTCAATAATCTTCAAAAAGAAACCAAAGAAAAATATAAGTTTGAGGGTATTATTGGAAATTCTCCTATGATGATGCGGATTCTTAACATACTTATGGAACTGACAAACAGTGAAAGTACCGTTTTAATTACGGGAGAAAGCGGAACAGGAAAAGAATTGGTTGCGCGCGCAATTCACAATAATAGCCGTAGGAGTGAAAAGCCATTCGTCGTAGTAAATTGTGGAGCATTGCCAGAAAATTTACAGGAAAGCGAATTATTCGGACATGTCATGGGCTCTTTCACAGGCGCGGTGAAAGATAAAAAAGGGATTTTTTTAGAAGCTCAGGGGGGGACCTTATTTTTAGATGAAATTGGCGAGACATCACTCTCAAGTCAAGTCAAACTTCTTCGCTTTTTACAGAATGGAGAAATACGAAAAGTTGGAGATAATAAACCTCTCTATCTTGATGTTCGGATTATTGTTGCAACGAATAAAGATCTTGATGAAGCTACCAAAAATGGATCTTTTAGAAAAGATTTATTTTACCGGCTTAATGTAATCAGAATCCATTTACCACCTCTCAGAGAAAGAAAAGAGGATATTCCTGTTTTAATTAACTATTTTATCAACATATACTCGAATAAACTGAAAAGAAAACCACCGGAAATATCCGGGGATGCAATGGCACTCCTCTTAACCTACCCATGGCCTGGAAATATCAGAGAGTTAGAAAATGTTATTGAAAGGTCTGTTACTCTGGCAAAAAGAGACTACATTACAGTAACTGACCTGGCGCTACAAAATACACCTTCGGCAGATACTCCTGTTGATAGTATGACAGAAAGAGGAGGTATCCGAGCCGCTTTGGCACAACAAGAGAGAAAGACTATTATAGAATCGCTACGGAAACACGCCGGAAACCGTAAACAGGCCGCAAGCAATCTCGGGATCTCCACAACAACTCTGTGGCGCAAGATGAAAGAATATCAAATCATACCCAAAACGAGTTATAATACAGAAAGTACTTGA
- the moaA gene encoding GTP 3',8-cyclase MoaA, whose product MNIIDKYFRRINRLRISVTDLCNLRCVYCRPENGLELTKHKDILTYEEIVMIVQHAIKLGIKSFRLTGGEPLFRRDIEHLLRMLGNVQGIEDLAITTNGICLKNYTKVMKEIGLFRLNISLDSLEESKFEKITRGGNLKDVLDGIDDVIRLGFKNTKINVVAMKGINDDEFEEFARLTLERDLEVRFIEYMAMNKENLASEDKFIPMSDIIDIIGKSNELIALPSPNLGSGAAKIYKIRGAIGKLGFVSAVSQPFCNSCNRLRLTSDGKLRSCLLSGGEVDLKNILRNNPTEEILTNAFIRAANLKPPVHSGKGHVVMHQVGG is encoded by the coding sequence ATGAACATTATAGATAAATACTTTAGAAGGATAAACCGATTAAGAATATCAGTAACTGACCTCTGTAATCTTCGATGCGTTTACTGTAGACCAGAAAATGGATTGGAACTCACAAAGCACAAAGATATCCTAACCTATGAAGAAATTGTGATGATTGTACAGCATGCCATCAAATTGGGAATCAAAAGCTTTCGTTTAACAGGAGGAGAACCCCTTTTTCGAAGAGATATTGAACATCTATTACGCATGTTAGGAAATGTTCAAGGCATAGAAGATCTTGCCATAACAACAAACGGTATTTGTCTCAAGAACTATACAAAGGTAATGAAAGAAATCGGACTATTCAGATTAAATATTAGCCTTGATAGTTTAGAAGAATCAAAATTCGAAAAGATCACACGAGGCGGAAATTTAAAGGATGTTCTTGATGGTATTGACGATGTTATTCGTTTGGGATTCAAAAATACGAAGATTAATGTAGTTGCTATGAAGGGAATCAATGATGATGAATTTGAGGAATTTGCAAGGCTCACGCTGGAGCGGGATTTGGAAGTACGTTTTATTGAGTATATGGCGATGAATAAAGAAAACCTCGCTTCTGAGGATAAGTTCATCCCCATGTCCGATATTATCGATATTATCGGAAAGAGTAATGAATTAATAGCACTCCCTTCTCCCAATTTAGGAAGCGGTGCTGCAAAAATATACAAGATTAGAGGGGCCATAGGAAAACTGGGATTTGTATCTGCGGTAAGCCAACCTTTTTGCAATTCCTGTAATCGCCTTCGTTTAACCTCTGATGGTAAGCTTCGCTCCTGTTTGTTATCCGGTGGAGAAGTAGACTTAAAAAATATTCTGAGAAATAATCCCACGGAAGAAATACTTACCAATGCATTTATCCGTGCTGCAAATCTGAAACCTCCCGTACATTCCGGTAAAGGGCATGTAGTCATGCACCAAGTAGGAGGATGA
- the moaC gene encoding cyclic pyranopterin monophosphate synthase MoaC has translation MQQLSHFDEQGASRMVDVSNKEVTERVAVAHAKITMKPETFQLLMDKKIQKGDVLEVARVAGIMAAKQTSSLIPMCHPLNVTGVKIDYTNNSLDMIHIFAEVKVTGKTGVEMEAITAAAICAITIYDMCKAVDKGMVISDIHLVKKSGGKSGTFVFAQSV, from the coding sequence ATGCAACAATTAAGCCATTTTGATGAACAGGGTGCATCACGTATGGTAGATGTTAGCAATAAGGAAGTTACGGAAAGAGTTGCTGTTGCTCATGCAAAAATTACCATGAAACCAGAAACATTTCAACTTCTTATGGATAAAAAAATCCAAAAAGGAGACGTCCTGGAGGTAGCTCGAGTAGCAGGTATCATGGCAGCAAAACAAACCTCTAGTCTCATTCCCATGTGTCATCCGCTCAATGTAACAGGCGTTAAGATTGATTATACAAATAATTCCCTGGATATGATTCACATATTTGCTGAGGTGAAAGTTACGGGAAAAACAGGTGTAGAAATGGAGGCTATTACCGCAGCCGCCATCTGTGCAATTACCATATACGACATGTGCAAAGCGGTAGACAAAGGAATGGTAATTAGCGATATTCACCTGGTAAAGAAGTCTGGTGGCAAGAGCGGAACTTTTGTCTTTGCACAGTCAGTGTAA
- a CDS encoding metallophosphoesterase family protein has protein sequence MKNVIISDIHSNVDALLAVIKEIADKEHDIDRLLIVGDIVGYGASPNECCDIIRYLVYGRREVSLENIYKISSQPYLSPLERDNLLNAFQLLEKKGIAIGGNHDREAVGEPSLTTEMNPVAKIAIDWTKDILTKKNLKFLRRLSLRMRLGKEEFEIVHSTPAYPKGYEYAKNAGVLKYTNLWSKVTFGGHTHRPAAYIYTKEIRTVNASVLIPADNYDMRLMLIEKESTNKVESFHIDLSKGWKYYINVGSVGQPRDGNACGCYVVFDSSSKHLCFKRVSYNTEAASKKILEAKLPGELAQRVLKGV, from the coding sequence ATGAAAAACGTTATTATATCGGATATCCATAGCAATGTGGATGCTTTACTAGCAGTAATTAAAGAAATCGCCGATAAGGAACATGATATCGATAGGTTATTAATTGTTGGTGATATTGTTGGCTATGGTGCATCACCAAATGAGTGCTGCGATATTATACGGTATTTAGTTTACGGTAGGAGGGAAGTCTCTTTAGAAAATATATATAAAATATCATCTCAACCATATTTGAGTCCATTAGAAAGAGACAACTTACTGAATGCCTTTCAGTTATTAGAAAAAAAAGGGATTGCTATTGGCGGGAATCACGACAGAGAGGCAGTTGGTGAGCCGTCTCTTACCACAGAAATGAATCCGGTAGCAAAGATTGCCATAGACTGGACTAAAGATATCTTAACGAAAAAGAATCTTAAATTTTTAAGACGCCTTTCACTAAGGATGAGATTGGGTAAGGAAGAATTTGAAATCGTACATAGCACACCTGCCTATCCGAAAGGATACGAATATGCGAAGAATGCAGGTGTACTGAAATATACGAATTTATGGTCAAAGGTAACCTTTGGTGGACACACTCATCGTCCAGCAGCCTATATTTATACAAAAGAGATAAGAACAGTAAACGCCTCAGTCCTGATTCCAGCAGACAATTATGATATGAGACTCATGCTTATTGAAAAGGAATCAACAAATAAAGTAGAATCTTTTCATATCGATTTGAGCAAAGGATGGAAATATTATATCAACGTAGGTTCCGTAGGGCAACCGAGGGATGGAAACGCTTGTGGCTGTTATGTAGTATTTGATTCCTCTTCAAAGCATCTCTGCTTTAAGCGGGTGTCCTACAATACGGAAGCGGCATCAAAAAAAATTTTAGAAGCAAAATTACCAGGTGAATTGGCACAGAGGGTATTAAAAGGAGTTTAA
- a CDS encoding protein kinase, whose protein sequence is MYRINKYHFSDFKCQASLHKSNYAVLTDMPEKGIKYSPDFEFSEEYYILKELNHIQIPVAYDFGHAELFKDGKFLIKQNFIVLQHINGYDLLDYFNEKDVEDIRTIEEIIKLFITVCDPLQYLHSKNYIHCDLKPGHLILNHTTKLVHLVDFELAIKKGGIIKGISKEYASPEQLQMLTYLKDRPRKFHYEDISSAIRLDGRTDLYSIGLILYQILTKKLWQVEKTLPHQINDQVSQKLEEIIQGLLEVHVSSRISSAEELKKLLSSII, encoded by the coding sequence ATGTATAGAATTAATAAATATCATTTTAGTGATTTTAAATGTCAGGCGAGTTTGCATAAGTCTAATTATGCCGTTTTGACTGATATGCCGGAAAAGGGAATAAAATACTCTCCAGACTTTGAATTTTCAGAAGAGTATTATATATTGAAGGAACTGAATCATATTCAAATACCGGTAGCTTACGATTTTGGACACGCTGAGTTGTTCAAAGATGGAAAATTTTTAATTAAACAAAATTTTATTGTATTGCAGCACATCAATGGATATGACCTTCTTGATTACTTTAACGAAAAGGATGTTGAAGACATCAGAACTATTGAGGAAATTATCAAATTATTTATTACCGTCTGTGATCCTCTGCAATATCTTCATAGTAAGAACTATATTCATTGTGATTTAAAACCCGGACACTTGATTCTTAACCATACAACAAAGTTAGTGCACCTTGTTGATTTTGAATTAGCTATCAAAAAGGGAGGGATTATTAAAGGGATCAGTAAGGAATATGCATCACCGGAACAATTGCAAATGCTTACTTATTTAAAAGACAGACCAAGAAAATTTCATTATGAGGATATTTCTTCAGCTATTCGGCTCGATGGCAGGACAGACTTGTACTCTATAGGGCTTATATTGTATCAAATACTAACAAAGAAATTATGGCAAGTAGAAAAGACCTTACCCCATCAGATAAACGATCAGGTGTCTCAAAAACTAGAAGAAATTATTCAGGGATTATTAGAGGTACATGTTTCTTCCAGGATTTCATCAGCCGAAGAATTAAAAAAATTGTTAAGTAGTATCATTTAG
- a CDS encoding ammonium transporter — protein sequence MKCISNKIIGMWLLLITLGIFTLNSGVAQAGDPNGAETYSDSIGGLKYAVNFTWTLLGAFLVFSMQAGFTFLGGFLRQKNMLGYMAHCFIDSTLGAVIFYLFGFALMFGGSKLVPGLDYGNSFIGWDGFFLSGRSYDVQTIMFWLFQMVFATKTVSIIAGAVAERMKFVPYLIYSCLMCGLIYPIYGHWVWGGGWLGSLPIGAGVKDFAGCATVHTVGGIMALVGAWALGPRNGKYNPDGSPNAIPGHNLVYVVIGTLILAFGWFGFNAGSTLAATDLRISVIASNTFIAAATGASIMIFFTWAKMGVVDLPFVCNGALAGLVAITAPCAYVAPWAAAVIGLLAGLAMRCAFWFVESKMKIDDPLGAVAVHAANGIWGMIAVGIFADGTYGGVSGLITGSGSQLLAQFIGTLVAIGWSLAWGCAVFFSLKYTIGIRVSDLVESDGVDTHIHGSPCYPVEPEFIAPMVGEEEVDIQQEKRQASLLEEALSRDADREKIYSDKLGRWVYARLKTDTKRR from the coding sequence ATGAAATGTATTTCTAACAAAATAATCGGCATGTGGTTATTGTTAATAACATTAGGGATATTTACTTTAAATTCTGGAGTTGCTCAAGCTGGAGACCCAAATGGAGCTGAAACATATTCAGACAGCATTGGAGGTTTGAAATATGCTGTTAACTTTACATGGACATTACTGGGAGCTTTTTTAGTATTTAGCATGCAGGCGGGATTCACCTTTTTAGGTGGATTTTTAAGACAGAAGAATATGCTGGGTTATATGGCTCACTGCTTCATTGATTCTACTCTTGGGGCAGTTATTTTTTATCTTTTCGGATTTGCCTTAATGTTTGGTGGCTCGAAACTGGTACCTGGGCTTGATTATGGCAATTCTTTTATTGGATGGGACGGATTTTTCCTGAGTGGAAGATCGTACGATGTCCAAACAATTATGTTCTGGCTCTTCCAGATGGTATTTGCAACAAAAACTGTTTCAATTATTGCGGGTGCTGTAGCGGAGAGAATGAAATTTGTGCCTTATCTTATCTATAGTTGCCTTATGTGCGGCTTAATTTATCCTATTTACGGGCATTGGGTTTGGGGCGGAGGCTGGCTAGGCTCGCTTCCGATTGGAGCCGGAGTAAAAGATTTTGCGGGTTGTGCTACGGTACATACCGTGGGAGGTATTATGGCACTGGTCGGAGCATGGGCATTGGGTCCAAGGAATGGAAAGTATAATCCTGACGGTTCACCAAATGCCATTCCAGGTCATAATCTTGTATACGTTGTAATAGGTACCCTTATTCTTGCCTTTGGTTGGTTTGGTTTTAATGCGGGCAGCACCTTAGCAGCGACAGATTTGCGTATATCTGTGATTGCAAGCAATACTTTTATAGCCGCTGCAACAGGCGCCTCTATTATGATATTTTTCACTTGGGCCAAGATGGGTGTTGTGGACTTACCATTTGTTTGTAATGGCGCCTTAGCAGGATTAGTGGCTATTACAGCACCTTGCGCCTATGTGGCGCCATGGGCAGCCGCAGTAATTGGACTTCTCGCTGGCCTAGCGATGAGATGTGCCTTTTGGTTTGTAGAATCTAAGATGAAAATCGATGATCCACTTGGCGCAGTAGCTGTACATGCAGCCAACGGCATCTGGGGTATGATTGCTGTGGGTATTTTTGCAGATGGCACCTATGGTGGTGTGAGTGGTTTGATTACCGGTTCGGGTTCACAATTATTGGCACAATTCATTGGAACATTAGTTGCTATAGGATGGTCATTGGCATGGGGTTGCGCCGTATTCTTCTCATTAAAATATACGATAGGTATACGGGTATCCGATCTTGTAGAATCTGATGGAGTAGATACCCACATCCATGGTTCTCCTTGTTATCCTGTTGAGCCAGAATTCATTGCTCCCATGGTAGGAGAGGAAGAAGTTGATATACAACAGGAAAAGAGACAAGCATCTTTACTTGAGGAAGCATTAAGCAGAGACGCTGACAGGGAAAAGATATACTCAGATAAACTCGGCCGATGGGTATATGCCAGGCTTAAAACGGATACGAAAAGGCGATAA
- a CDS encoding P-II family nitrogen regulator → MKKIEAIIRPEKFNIVRDALTELGYPGMTVTEVKGHGSQKGISEVWRGRRYRVDLLSKIKLEITVKDSDVDKIVNTIINESQTGSIGDGKIFIFNVENVYRIRTKETGESAI, encoded by the coding sequence ATGAAAAAGATAGAAGCAATAATTAGGCCAGAAAAATTTAATATTGTTAGGGATGCCCTAACTGAATTGGGCTATCCAGGAATGACGGTTACAGAAGTAAAGGGGCATGGCAGTCAAAAAGGTATCAGCGAGGTATGGCGTGGAAGAAGGTACCGGGTTGACCTCTTATCAAAAATCAAACTTGAAATTACTGTCAAGGATTCTGACGTGGATAAGATTGTAAATACCATTATTAATGAATCCCAAACAGGAAGTATCGGCGATGGGAAGATATTCATTTTCAATGTAGAAAATGTTTATCGCATTCGTACAAAAGAAACCGGTGAGTCCGCAATATAA
- a CDS encoding ammonium transporter produces MRQYFFVFTLFIGLLIFLVKSTFAGDPGGTRTYSDSILGLKFSVNFAWTLLCAFLVFNMQAGFTFLGAGFLQKKNTLNYLAMSFADFCIGSIVFWLFGFALMFGGSKLAPGLSWGNQFIGYSGFLLIGDSYDVSASVLWIFQMMFAASACTIVTGAVAERIKFHIHIIYSAFLCGVIYPLFGHWMWGKGWLELLPFGVGARDFAGSGVVHGMGGLIAFVAAWMIGPRFGKYNPDGSPNVIQGHNMVYIVIGTLILIFGWFGFNAGSTLAVTELRIAVVSVNTFLSAIAGAITLLYFSYFKTTKSDVIMTCNGALAGCVAITASGAYVPHWAAIIIGVIASLITRTSLYFIESKLKIDDPVGAISVHGANGIWGLLSVGIFSDGTYGGVRGLITGSGWQLLAQFIACVTLVTWCLVAGFLFFFALKRFFGLRVPVNIERSGIDIYEHGASCYPGL; encoded by the coding sequence TTGAGACAATACTTTTTTGTATTCACATTATTCATCGGATTACTGATTTTCCTGGTTAAAAGTACCTTCGCCGGAGATCCGGGAGGCACCCGAACCTATTCTGATAGCATATTAGGATTAAAATTTTCTGTAAATTTTGCATGGACATTGCTCTGCGCCTTTTTAGTCTTTAACATGCAGGCAGGCTTCACTTTTCTTGGTGCTGGTTTTCTTCAAAAGAAAAATACACTCAATTATCTGGCAATGAGCTTTGCAGATTTTTGTATTGGATCAATTGTATTTTGGTTATTTGGTTTTGCATTGATGTTTGGTGGCTCAAAGCTGGCACCTGGACTCTCTTGGGGAAATCAATTTATTGGTTATAGTGGATTTTTACTTATCGGAGATTCCTATGATGTATCCGCATCTGTACTTTGGATATTCCAGATGATGTTTGCCGCCTCTGCTTGCACAATTGTAACAGGCGCTGTTGCAGAGAGAATTAAGTTTCATATACACATTATTTATAGCGCATTCTTATGCGGCGTGATCTACCCTTTGTTTGGACATTGGATGTGGGGTAAAGGATGGTTAGAATTGCTACCCTTTGGAGTAGGTGCAAGAGATTTCGCAGGTTCAGGTGTCGTACACGGAATGGGTGGTTTAATTGCTTTTGTCGCAGCATGGATGATAGGTCCCAGATTTGGGAAATATAATCCGGATGGTAGTCCGAATGTAATACAAGGTCATAATATGGTATATATTGTGATTGGGACCCTTATTTTAATTTTTGGATGGTTTGGTTTCAATGCAGGCAGCACACTTGCTGTCACAGAATTAAGGATAGCTGTTGTTAGTGTAAACACCTTCTTATCTGCTATTGCTGGCGCTATTACCCTTCTCTATTTTTCCTATTTTAAAACAACAAAATCCGATGTTATAATGACTTGTAACGGGGCATTAGCAGGTTGTGTAGCAATTACAGCATCCGGAGCTTATGTACCTCATTGGGCAGCAATTATAATTGGGGTTATTGCAAGTTTAATCACAAGAACTTCGCTCTATTTTATCGAAAGTAAACTAAAGATTGATGATCCTGTTGGCGCCATATCTGTACACGGAGCAAATGGAATTTGGGGTTTACTTTCGGTTGGAATTTTCTCTGATGGGACATATGGTGGTGTAAGAGGTTTAATCACCGGTTCAGGTTGGCAATTGTTAGCTCAATTTATTGCTTGTGTAACATTAGTAACTTGGTGTCTTGTGGCTGGTTTTTTGTTTTTCTTTGCACTTAAACGTTTTTTTGGGTTAAGGGTGCCAGTAAATATAGAACGTTCTGGTATCGATATTTATGAACATGGGGCAAGTTGTTATCCTGGATTATAA
- a CDS encoding ammonium transporter — protein MRKEAILGISSIFALSMIALFASDAIAQDAPKIDTGDNAWLLASAALVLIMTPGLALFYGGMVRAKNMANTLWLSFIVICIISIQWILWGYSLSFAPANWFIGGLGWCGLGAGAVGQAPSDIYATTVPHLSFMMFQCMFAIITPALMTGAFVERFKFNAWLLFIPLWATAVYAPIAHWVWAIDGWLLKIGSLDFAGGTVVHICSGASALSLILFVGKRKGYPKEVKPPHNLPFMMLGTGLLWFGWFGFNAGSAVAANGLAASAFVVTNTAAGAAGFTWSVMEWIYHKKPTLLGVCSGAVAGLVAITPASGFVGPMASIAIGVGSGVICFYCVTKMKKALGYDDALDVIGIHAMGGTWGAFATGIFCSTSVNPAGFDGAIYGNIAQLGKQWAGILAAWGWAFGITSLLAWFVNAVIGLRPTEAEETTGMDITQHKEIAYHFYETEQA, from the coding sequence ATGAGAAAAGAAGCTATTCTAGGCATTTCGTCGATTTTTGCATTATCGATGATAGCACTTTTTGCATCAGACGCGATAGCACAAGATGCACCAAAAATTGACACAGGGGATAATGCATGGTTGCTTGCATCCGCAGCGCTCGTTTTAATCATGACACCAGGTCTAGCCTTATTTTATGGAGGTATGGTAAGGGCCAAGAATATGGCGAACACACTTTGGTTAAGTTTTATTGTTATTTGTATTATAAGTATACAGTGGATACTCTGGGGCTATAGCTTGTCTTTTGCGCCAGCTAACTGGTTTATTGGCGGTCTTGGATGGTGTGGACTTGGAGCAGGTGCTGTTGGACAAGCACCGAGTGATATTTACGCTACAACAGTGCCACACCTCTCATTCATGATGTTTCAATGTATGTTTGCTATTATTACCCCTGCACTTATGACAGGTGCTTTCGTAGAAAGATTTAAATTTAATGCATGGTTATTATTCATACCCTTATGGGCAACCGCAGTATATGCGCCAATAGCACATTGGGTATGGGCCATAGACGGCTGGCTGCTAAAAATAGGTTCATTGGACTTTGCTGGCGGAACAGTTGTCCATATCTGTTCAGGCGCCTCAGCGCTATCCCTGATTTTATTTGTCGGAAAACGGAAAGGATATCCAAAAGAGGTAAAACCTCCTCATAATCTTCCCTTTATGATGTTAGGTACCGGTTTACTATGGTTTGGCTGGTTTGGTTTCAACGCTGGTAGCGCAGTTGCTGCCAATGGATTAGCTGCAAGTGCTTTCGTTGTCACCAATACAGCTGCAGGTGCTGCAGGATTTACCTGGTCTGTTATGGAATGGATCTACCATAAGAAACCCACCTTACTTGGCGTTTGTTCAGGTGCAGTTGCTGGTTTGGTTGCTATTACACCAGCCTCAGGTTTTGTAGGTCCTATGGCATCAATTGCAATAGGAGTTGGTTCCGGAGTAATATGTTTCTATTGTGTAACAAAGATGAAAAAAGCTTTAGGTTATGATGATGCCCTTGATGTTATTGGCATCCATGCAATGGGTGGAACATGGGGCGCCTTTGCAACAGGCATCTTTTGTAGTACTTCTGTAAATCCTGCTGGCTTTGACGGCGCAATCTATGGTAATATTGCTCAACTGGGAAAACAATGGGCAGGTATTCTGGCTGCATGGGGATGGGCTTTTGGAATTACTTCACTTTTAGCCTGGTTTGTAAATGCGGTAATTGGTTTAAGGCCGACGGAGGCAGAAGAAACCACTGGCATGGATATTACCCAACACAAAGAAATCGCTTACCATTTTTATGAAACAGAACAGGCTTAA
- a CDS encoding P-II family nitrogen regulator — protein MKKIEAIIRPERLTIVKDALEELGYPGMTVTDVKGHGAQRGITEQWRGRTFRVDLLSKVKIELVVSDQDVEKIVQCITKESQTGSIGDGKIFISTIEDVLRIRTGERGEKAV, from the coding sequence ATGAAAAAAATTGAAGCAATCATAAGGCCGGAGCGTCTAACCATTGTAAAAGACGCATTGGAAGAGTTAGGTTATCCTGGCATGACGGTAACCGATGTAAAAGGACATGGCGCCCAGCGGGGAATAACCGAGCAATGGCGTGGAAGAACTTTCAGGGTAGACTTATTATCAAAGGTAAAAATAGAGCTGGTTGTTTCTGACCAGGATGTCGAAAAAATTGTTCAGTGCATCACCAAAGAATCACAAACAGGTAGCATCGGCGATGGAAAGATTTTTATTTCTACCATTGAGGATGTACTTCGTATTCGTACCGGTGAAAGGGGAGAAAAAGCGGTCTAA
- the pgeF gene encoding peptidoglycan editing factor PgeF: protein MIEKRIHSLPLWFFQNLIRYKEIHHFVSSRIGGFSNPPYNSLNLGFHVGDNPKVILKNREKLALVLGIPLSNFTTAKQTHDCNVEIVTEGLRGSGTLNYDTAINATDAMVTNIPNICLMVLQADCVPILFFDLKKKVIGIAHAGWRGTVRMVAKNTVSTLKEKFQCSVNDIFVGIGPSIGPCCYEVNLKTLTPDGKTFDTKSEYIDNYSSENKGYFNLWRANKIQLIQTGIPEKNIETAEICTHCNHDTFFSYRYEKRETGRFGAGIMLSNS, encoded by the coding sequence ATGATTGAAAAACGTATACATTCATTACCTTTATGGTTTTTTCAAAACCTGATAAGATATAAGGAAATTCATCATTTTGTATCCAGTAGAATTGGAGGATTTAGCAATCCACCGTATAACTCTCTCAATCTTGGGTTTCATGTTGGGGATAATCCAAAAGTAATACTAAAAAACCGGGAGAAACTTGCCTTAGTACTTGGAATCCCTCTGAGTAATTTTACTACTGCAAAGCAAACTCACGATTGTAATGTAGAAATTGTAACAGAAGGCTTGAGAGGTAGCGGTACACTCAATTATGATACAGCAATAAATGCAACGGATGCAATGGTAACAAATATACCAAATATCTGCCTTATGGTTCTTCAGGCTGATTGTGTCCCTATTCTGTTCTTCGATTTGAAGAAAAAAGTAATCGGAATTGCCCATGCGGGATGGCGAGGAACAGTCCGTATGGTAGCTAAAAACACCGTGAGTACATTAAAGGAAAAATTTCAATGTTCGGTAAATGATATTTTCGTAGGAATTGGACCCTCTATCGGTCCATGTTGTTACGAGGTCAATTTAAAAACCCTTACTCCTGACGGTAAAACTTTTGATACCAAAAGTGAATATATTGATAATTATAGCTCAGAAAATAAAGGTTATTTCAATTTATGGAGGGCAAATAAAATACAGCTAATACAAACAGGTATCCCAGAAAAAAATATAGAAACTGCTGAAATTTGTACCCATTGTAATCATGATACATTTTTCTCATACCGTTATGAGAAAAGAGAAACAGGAAGATTTGGAGCTGGAATAATGCTTAGTAATTCATAA